One segment of Erigeron canadensis isolate Cc75 chromosome 2, C_canadensis_v1, whole genome shotgun sequence DNA contains the following:
- the LOC122589151 gene encoding probable galacturonosyltransferase-like 1 has protein sequence MPSSNLSLLLTTFLSLVPFISTVATGTGTSTIYFKEAPKFYNSPNCLSAQDTCSPNAVHVAMTLDAAYLRGSMAAILSVLQHSSCPENIRFHFVESSSAHTDNIQLIISTSFPYLRFNVYRFDDSAVLGLISTSIRSALDCPLNYARNYLADLLPSCVQKVVYLDSDLVLVDDISKLAATPFGDENDKKVLAAPEYCNANFTSYFTPTFWSNPSLSVTFADRNACYFNTGVMVIDLMRWREGDYTTKIIEWMELQKRMRIYELGSLPPFLLVFAGKIAPVDHRWNQHGLGGDNFQGLCRDLHPGPVSLLHWSGKGKPWVRLDGNRACPLDVLWAPYDLLQTPNVLES, from the coding sequence ATGCCTTCTTCAAATCTCTCTCTCTTATTAACAACATTTCTATCACTAGTACCATTTATCTCCACCGTCGCCACCGGCACCGGCACCAGCACAATTTACTTCAAAGAAGCACCCAAATTCTACAACTCACCCAACTGCCTTTCGGCTCAAGACACTTGCTCACCAAATGCAGTTCATGTAGCCATGACTCTAGACGCGGCCTATCTCCGCGGCTCAATGGCTGCCATCCTATCCGTCCTACAACACTCGTCTTGCCCCGAAAACATCCGGTTTCATTTCGTGGAATCCTCTTCTGCCCACACCGACAACATTCAACTCATTATATCCACCTCATTTCCTTACCTCCGATTTAATGTCTATAGATTTGATGATTCGGCTGTTTTAGGCCTAATCTCAACTTCAATCAGGTCCGCGCTAGATTGCCCTCTGAACTACGCTAGGAATTATCTAGCCGATCTCCTTCCATCATGTGTCCAAAAAGTTGTCTACCTAGACTCGGACCTTGTCCTAGTAGACGACATTTCCAAATTAGCCGCCACACCATTCGGTGACGAAAATGACAAAAAAGTCCTAGCTGCACCCGAATATTGCAACGCGAATTTCACTTCATATTTCACTCCAACCTTTTGGTCTAACCCGTCGTTATCGGTCACATTTGCTGACCGTAACGCGTGTTATTTCAACACGGGTGTTATGGTGATTGATTTAATGAGATGGAGAGAAGGTGATTATACAACCAAAATTATAGAATGGATGGAGTTACAAAAAAGGATGAGAATATATGAATTGGGATCATTACCTccttttttattagtatttgcTGGAAAGATAGCTCCAGTGGATCACAGATGGAACCAACATGGGTTGGGTGGAGATAACTTTCAAGGGCTTTGTCGCGATTTACACCCGGGTCCGGTTAGCTTATTGCATTGGAGTGGAAAAGGGAAGCCATGGGTTAGACTAGATGGAAATAGAGCTTGTCCATTGGATGTACTTTGGGCCCCATATGATCTTTTGCAAACTCCAAATGTTCTTGAATCTTGA